TCTGGTACAAGAGCGTCATGTACGAGGACTCGGCCGGCGTCTCGATGCTGCTGGCCGGGCCAGACATCCCCGAGGGCAAGGTCAGCCAGACCAACGTCACGCTGGCGGACGTGTTCCCGACGGCGCTCCAGGTAGCGGGGGTTCCGCTCCAGCCCGAGGACGCCGACCTGCCCGGCCGCTCGCTGCTGGAGCTGGCCGCCGCAGATCACGTCTCGCGGACGGCCTTCTCCGAGTTCCACTCCAGCATGTCGGCCACCGCAAGCTTCATGCTCCGCGACGACCGCTACAAGCTGATCTACTACGTCGGGATGCCGAGTCAGCTGTTCGATCTGCAGGCGGACCCGGACGAAGCCCACAATCTGGCGGAGGACCCGGCCCACGCCGAGGCGCTGGCCCGGCTGGAGGCCGCGCTCCGCGCGATCTGCGATCCCGAGGCCGTCGATGCCCAGGCTCAGGACAGCCAGCGGGCGCGCGTCGAGGCCGTCGGCGGGGCCGAGGCGATCCTCTCAGGCGGTGTCAAGTTCACGCACTCGCCGCCGCCAGGCCAGTTCGCCTAGAGGCGCGGCCCGGCCGGCGGTCGCTCATCGCTCTCGCCACACCGGGGCGCGCCGCTCCTCAGCGGCCGGCCCGCCTGGCGGTCAGGACAGGCCCCCGAAGCTCAACGCCCGGATACGCAGCACGGCGTACACGATGTCGAACGTCGGGGTCGGCACGCCAACCGCCTTGCCGCGCCGAATGACCGTGCCGGCCAGGTGCTCCAGCTCAACGCGCCGCTGAGCGTCGTAGTCGCGCTGCATCGAGGTCGTGTGCGTGTCTGGCAGGTTCAGGAAGAACTTCTCGACACTGACCGTCGACTCGTCTGGCAAATTCACGCCAGACGCCCGGCCAACGGCCTGCACTTCCTGCATCAGCGCCTTCCAGAGCGCGTGGCCTTCGCTGGTGCCGCGCACCTTGCCGGAGGCCACGTTCGCGGCGCTGGTGGTGCTGGCCAGCGGGGCCAGCAGCATGAACTTCTCCCAGACCGCCCGCGTGATGTCAAGGCTGGCCGTGACCTCGTCCACGCCAGCCCCGCGCAGGGCGGCAACAATCGCCTCGACGCGCTCGGAAGCGCCGCCCTTCGGCTCGCCGACGGTCACGTTGCAGAACGGGCTGAACCGCTCGACCACGCCCGGCTCGTTGATGCGCGCGCCGATGTTGGTCGAGCCGCCGAGCACGCGATCCGCCCCCACGACCGCACCGATCTCG
The genomic region above belongs to Chloroflexota bacterium and contains:
- a CDS encoding 2-dehydropantoate 2-reductase, yielding MRVLVMGSGGVGGYFGGLLQQAGHEVVFTARGPHLEALKANGLTLIDRGETKQLSPVTAVRTPAEAGGTFDLILFTVKTYDTSEAAAAIEPVVGPNTSIVPLQNGVDATDEIGAVVGADRVLGGSTNIGARINEPGVVERFSPFCNVTVGEPKGGASERVEAIVAALRGAGVDEVTASLDITRAVWEKFMLLAPLASTTSAANVASGKVRGTSEGHALWKALMQEVQAVGRASGVNLPDESTVSVEKFFLNLPDTHTTSMQRDYDAQRRVELEHLAGTVIRRGKAVGVPTPTFDIVYAVLRIRALSFGGLS